The Fibrobacter sp. UWP2 genome segment TTTCAATGCCAAAGCCGGTCACGCCCTTTTTGCTCTTGAGGTATTCCATCAGCTCGCCGCCGCCGCAACCCAAGTCCAGCACGTGGCTGCCGTCGGCGACCAGGCTGCCGATGAGGTCGAAGTCGCTCTGCTCGTGGAACACGGGCACCGCCTGCGTCCCTTGCTGCGGGATGATCTTGGAATCGAGGAAGCGGCCAACGGCCTTGCCGAGCTCGCCGACCTCGATCAAGAATCCGTCATGCCCGAACTGCGTGTCGAGTTCGAGGCTGGTCACGGTCTTGCCGTCGTTCAAGAGGGCGCTCGTAATGCGGCGGCTCTCGTGCGGCGGGAACAGCCAGTCGGTGGAGAGGTTCACGTTCAGCACCTCGGCCTTGATGCCGCTGAACGCGTTCTCGATGCTGCCATATTCGGTTTCCAAGTCAAAGGCGTCGGTGGCGTGCGCGATGTGCAAATAGCTGTTCGCGTCAAAGCGGTCCACGAACTTTTTGCCCTGGTAGCGCAGGTAGCTTTCAATAGGAAGGTCTAGGTCGAACGGCGTGCTGTAAGTGACGGCGTGGTTCTTGTTCTCCTGTTCCTGCGAACGCTTGAACTTTTGTTCCATGCCTATGGCGCTGAGGTACGTGATGTGGGCGAGCTTGCGGGCGTTCGCGAGTCCCACGTCGGGCTTTTGCGCCTTGTCGTAGTAGTCGCCGTTGTTGAAGTCCGGGTCTTGCGTGATGATGTCGCGGGCCACGACCTCGAATCCGAGCGCCTGGCTACTAAAGCGCGGGCTGCTCGCGATGATCACGATGCGCTTAACCTGCTCTGGGTAGTAGATGGCCCACTTCATGGCCTGGAAGCCGCCCATGGAGCCGCCAAGCACGCAGTAGAATTCCTTGATGCCGAGGCCGTCGGCAAGTTCCTTTTGCGCATGCACCATGTCGCCGATGGTGATGATGGGGAAGGTGCTGCCGTAGGGACTCCCCGTGCGCGGGTTGATGGTCGCCGGGCCCGTGGTGCCCTTGCACCCGCCCAATATGTTGCTGCACACCACAAAAAAGCGGTCGGTATCGATGGCCTTGCCGGGGCCGATGAGCTCGTCCCACCAGCCGGCCTTCTTGTCGTTTTCGGTGTACCAGCCGGCGGCGTGTGCGTCGGCGGTCAGGGGCGAGCAAATCCACACCGCGTTGTCGGCAGTGGCGTTCAGCTTGCCGTAGGTCTCGTAGCGGATGGTGAGCGCGGGCAGCGTCTTGCCGTTTTCGAGCATAAATCCGGATTCTCCGTAGTCCTTGTTGAAGTCCTTCGGGGTAACGGGTCCGTAGCTTGATTTATGCAAATATTCACTCATATGCATAAAATATAGTAAAAAAACGCCATCCTGTCCCCCCCGCGTCCGCCTTTTCCCTCCCGACGTCATCTTGAGGAGAATGGTTCGCCTCATAAATAATTTATATATTACACACATATTATGCCGAATTTTGAACAAAAAGCCCAAATTGTACAGTTGCCCAAGTTCCTGGACGAACGCGGCAACCTGAGCGTGCTGGAATCCGAGATCCAGGTTCCGTTCAAAATCCGTCGTTGTTACTGGATTTACGACGTGCCGGGCGGCGAGCTCCGCGGGAGCCATGCCTTCAAGCGCCAGCACGAGATGATTATCGCGCTCTCGGGGAGCTTTGATGCGTTGATACACGACGGTAAGCGCGACACGCGCTACTCGCTCTCCCGTTCGTACTACGGGTTGTATCTACCACCCATGCATTACCGCACGCTCGACAACTTTTCGACGAACTCGCTGGCGCTGGTGGTTTCTTCGACTCCCTACGAGGAGGACGACTACATTTGGGAGAGGGACGAGTTTTGCAAGCTCGCGGCGCAGAACAAGACCTTGCCGCAGCCCGCGCCTTCTAAGCCAGCGGAGCCTTCCGCCGCCCAGCCGGACCCGGCCAAACTCCGCGCCGCCACCATCGACGATTGCGAGCTGATCACGCTCCCGCGCCACAGCGAGCGCTCGGGTAGCCTGACTTCCCTCGAGAACTCCAAGGACGTGCCCTTCGACGTCAAGCGTATCTTTTACCTGTACGACATTCCCGGCGGCGAGAACCGCGGCGGGCACGCCCACAAGGCGTGCCACCAAATGCTGGTCGCCGCGAGCGGTGCTTTTGACGTGAAGGTCTCCGACGGCAAAAACGAGAAGGTCTACCGCCTGGACCGCCCGTATTACGGGCTCCACGTGCCGCCCGGAGTGTGGGCCGAAGAACTGAACTTCTCCTCGGGCTCCATTTGCCTGGTGCTCACTTCCGAGCATTTTGACGAGGCCGACTACTGGCGCGACTACGCCGAGTTCCTCCACTTTAAGCAGGAGGGGTAGCATGGCCTGGGTCGAACTTTCGGCACAAGATTATGCGAAGCATTTCGCCAACCCGCTTACTTGTTACCTGGGGGCGGATTTCAACCTGCTCAACGCCAAAAAGGTGGACGCCGTCCGCTTTTTTGCCTACGACCGAGAGGGCTTTAGGCTGGGCATTGTTTTTGGGGAGACTCCCGCACAGTGGCTGTCGCCTTTCTCTGCGCCGTTCGGCGGATTCGCCTGCGCCAAGGGGGTCGCCATCGACGAGATGGACGGGGCCATTGCGAGCCTGCCCGCTTTGGCAAGGTCGCAAGGCAAGAGCATGCACATCACGCTCGCCCCGGTTTTTTACGCGCCCACTTTCCTCTCCAAGTGCGTATCTTCGCTTTTGCGAGCTGGCTTCAAGGTGGACCATGCCGACTTGAATTACGCCCTCAGTTTTGTGGACCCGGTCCCGTACGAAAAACGCCTGTGGAACATGGCGAAGCGAAACCTTAAGCAGGCGCAAAAATGTCAAAGCGAGTTCAGGCTCGAGACGACGCCCGAGGGCGTTGCCGCAAGCTACGGCGTGATTGCCAAGAACCGCGAGTTCAAGGGCTACCCGCTCAAAATGTCGCAGCAAGCTTTTGGCGCGACTTCGGCGCTTGTGCCTATCGAGTATTTTACGCTGTACTTGGCTGGGGCCCCGGAGGCAAAACTGGAACCTGCCGCGGCTGCCATTGTTTACCGCGTTTCGCCCCGTGTGGCGCACCTCATTTACTGGGGCGACGCCCCCGGTTTCGAGGAACTGCGCCCCATGAACTTGCTCGCGCTGCGCCTTTACGAGCATTACCAAAAAGAGGGTGTGCATTATTTGGACATCGGCCCCTCTTGCGAAGACGGCGTGCCCAACGTGGGGCTTTGCGCCTTCAAGGAGAGCGTGGGCTGCTTTGCCGACCTCAAGTACACATTCAGCCTGGAAGGGGGCGTTTGCTAATGCAAAAGATTCCGTTTCTCGACTTAAAACAGCTGAACGCGCCCTACATGGATGCGCTCAAGGCCGCCGCCGCGCAGGTGGTGGAGTCGGGCTGGTATATCCGCGGTTCTTTTTGCGAAAAGTTCGAGAAGGCGTTTGCCGACTATTGCGGTGTAAAGTACGCCGTGGGCGTAGGCAACGGCCTCGACGGGCTCACGCTCATGCTCCGCGCCGAGATTGAACTCGGTCGGCTCAATGCGGGCGACGAGATTCTGGTGCCCTCGAACACCTATATTGCGACGTTGCTTGCGGTGAGCGCTGCGGGGCTCGTGCCGGTGCTTGTGGAGCCTTGCGAAAAGAGTTTCAACATGGACCCCGCGCGGCTCGATGCCTCCTGTGGGCCGCGCACCCGCGGAATC includes the following:
- a CDS encoding homoserine O-acetyltransferase gives rise to the protein MSEYLHKSSYGPVTPKDFNKDYGESGFMLENGKTLPALTIRYETYGKLNATADNAVWICSPLTADAHAAGWYTENDKKAGWWDELIGPGKAIDTDRFFVVCSNILGGCKGTTGPATINPRTGSPYGSTFPIITIGDMVHAQKELADGLGIKEFYCVLGGSMGGFQAMKWAIYYPEQVKRIVIIASSPRFSSQALGFEVVARDIITQDPDFNNGDYYDKAQKPDVGLANARKLAHITYLSAIGMEQKFKRSQEQENKNHAVTYSTPFDLDLPIESYLRYQGKKFVDRFDANSYLHIAHATDAFDLETEYGSIENAFSGIKAEVLNVNLSTDWLFPPHESRRITSALLNDGKTVTSLELDTQFGHDGFLIEVGELGKAVGRFLDSKIIPQQGTQAVPVFHEQSDFDLIGSLVADGSHVLDLGCGGGELMEYLKSKKGVTGFGIEKNVQGILDCLENDVPVVQRDLDERGLSDLKDGSFDYAIINRTIQEIRDPVALLSQLTRIAKRVIVTFPNFGHWSARGSLMVHGRMPVSKELPYEWYDTPNIRVLTLKDFHTLCDKEGFKIETLNYQNDHRMSKLLTAFGLKNFGAEHVIATISKK
- a CDS encoding WxcM-like domain-containing protein, with product MPNFEQKAQIVQLPKFLDERGNLSVLESEIQVPFKIRRCYWIYDVPGGELRGSHAFKRQHEMIIALSGSFDALIHDGKRDTRYSLSRSYYGLYLPPMHYRTLDNFSTNSLALVVSSTPYEEDDYIWERDEFCKLAAQNKTLPQPAPSKPAEPSAAQPDPAKLRAATIDDCELITLPRHSERSGSLTSLENSKDVPFDVKRIFYLYDIPGGENRGGHAHKACHQMLVAASGAFDVKVSDGKNEKVYRLDRPYYGLHVPPGVWAEELNFSSGSICLVLTSEHFDEADYWRDYAEFLHFKQEG